The Priestia megaterium NBRC 15308 = ATCC 14581 region GTGATAACACAACGCTTACTAGAATACATGTCACAATCGGGAAATAAAAGGTTGTATTTCCTTTTTTGATAAAAATATCGCCAGGAAGCTTGCCAACAAACTGCCATAACAGCCCAATGACGACTAAAATGCCCCCTAATGTGATAAGCATCTTAGGCATATCATTCACTGATCAGGCACCTCCAGCTGAAAATGATCATAAACCAAAGGCGTCACGATTCGTCCTCGCGGCGTCCGCTGCAAAAAGCCGATTTGCAATAGATACGGCTCGTATACGTCTTCAATTGTGTGAGACTCTTCACCAATAGTAGCCGATATTGTGTCTAACCCTACAGGTCCGCCCCTAAATTTTTCGATAATCCCTCTTAATAATTTATGGTCAATATGATCAAGACCTAAACGGTCCACCTGCAACATTTCTAATGCTTCGTTGGCAAGCCTTTCGGTTATGGCTCCGTCTCCTTTGACCTGAGCAAAATCTCTGACTCTTCGAAGCAAGCGATTCGCAATACGCGGAGTTCCCCTAGCACGCCTAGCCATCTCAAACGTAGCTTTCTCATCAATCTCTACATCTAAAATAGCGGCTGTCCTTTCTACTATCGAAGCAAGATCTTCTTCTTGGTAATATTCTAAACGGCTTAAAACGCCGAAGCGATCACGCAAAGGAGAAGATAAAAGCCCGGCTCTTGTCGTTGCACCTACTAGCGTAAACGGAGGCAAATCCAGACGGACGGAGCGTGCACTCGGTCCTTTTCCAATAACAATATCCAAACAGAAATCTTCCATTGCTGGGTATAGTACTTCTTCAACCGAACGATTTAATCGATGAATTTCATCAATAAAAAGCACATCTCCAGGCTCTAAGCTGGTTAAAACTGCGGCTAAGTCGCCTGGACGCTCAATGGCTGGCCCTGAGGTCGTTCGGATTTGCACGCCCATTTCATTAGCGATAATAGTAGCAAGGGTTGTTTTCCCCAATCCTGGAGGACCATATAAGAGCACGTGATCTAACGTTTCGCTTCGCATTTTGGCAGCTTTAATAAAAATGTCCAGATGGGATTTTACTTTATGCTGACCAATATACTGCTGTAAGGTTTGCGGCCGCAAACTCTGCTCGATGATTTCTTCTTCACCAAGAACATCTCCCGTTACAATACGATCGTCCATTTTACTCCTCCCTTACTTATTGTTTCAATAATCGTTTTAGCGCTTCTTTAATATACTGATCCGTTGTCATCGTTTCCTTCATTAAAGCCGGAACAATTTTTTTGATTTCTCTTTCTGCATAACCTAATACTTTAAGTGCTTCAATCGCTTCATCGAGGGCTTCTGAACTTTGAGATTTGACTTCTTGTGCGTCCAAATCTGCAAATAAAGAAGGGACGGCATCTGGTACAATATCATGCAGCTTTCCTTTTAAATCTAGAATCATCTGTCGAGCTGTTTTTTTACCTACTCCTGGAAACTTAACTAAAAACTTCTCGTCTTCCTCTTCCACAGCTTGGACAACCTGCGCTGGATTACCTGACGCTAAAATAGCTAAACCGCCTTTTGGGCCGATTCCTGACACGCTAATTAACTTCATAAATAAATCCTTTTGTTCTCGGGAAGCAAACCCGTAAAGTGCAATTACATCTTCTCTTACATATTGATAGGTGTAAACCGTCTTTGGTTGTTCATCAATTGAAAATACATATGGATTCGGCGTAAAGACTTGATAGCCTATCCCGTTGTTTTCGATTACTACATACTCAGGATTTATATATGTAACAGTGCCTTTGATATAATCAAACAATAAGCTCTCTCCTTAATCACGTACGCGCGGGCAGTGACCTTCAACTTTGCCTACGAAGAATCCTGCCCGCATCGTTCTCTATTTTCCTTTAAAGTTGCTTTTTAAAAAGACGTTCAAGAGAACGTTTGCCTCTTTTCATCTTTGTCAACCTATTTTTACAATAGCTATAAAAAATAGAACCGCACATTTTTATTGATGAATGACCTTTTAAAATATATACAATACTAGACTGCTGAATACCATTTTAACATATCGCCAAAAGCAAATAGAAGCAATTTAGAATGTTGAATTCAATAATTATTTTACCATACTAAAAAACGGCTGCTTGATTGAAAGCGGCCGCTGCTGGAGCTGATAGATTTTATAGAAATTAATGAGGGAAAGATATTCATCTTTTGATTGAACGCGAATACCTTTCTTTAATTGTTCATGCTGATAGCTCTCAAGCCTTTTGATGTCAATTTGAAAAAACGATTGTATAATATGCTGCGACGCAGCTGGTTTGCCTTCAAATGCTGAGAGAATACCGTTAACAGAAAGCCCTACATAACCGTTCTCTTTTAAAATAGGTGAAATATCGTCTATGCTTGTTCTAAAAACTAGCTCTTGATCCGTTTCTTTAAGCAGTCGCCAATTTTTATATTTTTTCATTAATTGTTTTTTCGTCATAGAAGGGCTTTTGATCATCTCTTGACTTATAACTCCATCCACATACACGCGCTCAAGAAATAATGTCATCGGCTCCTTTTCATTCGCATCTGCACGGTATGGCATTATACAAAGCACAATACTTACTATCATTAAAAAAGCTGCTTGATGAATGACTTTCTTCACTCACCTTCACCTCACACGTTAATCATACTCTTTTTAGTATTATCTAAAAAGGTTTTGTGAAAATCTACACTAATAGTTTGACCTACTTATTTTCTTTTATCCTCTTATTTTATGAAGCAAATCCCTTTTACGATATTATGTTAAGAAAACATGGAGTATTTGTTACATTTGCACACTATTTGTAAAATTTTCTCTTGAACGTTTTAATTAAATTTTCGCAGGGTATGTACATAGTGGAAGTAATTGTAAGGACTTCTATTATCTATTTTAATAAAAAAGGGAGCTGAAGTAATGAGAATGAATAAACGTGTAGTCGGAACTTTTTTTTCAGAGAAAGAAGCTTTAGATGTTATCAATAATTTAAAGCGTCAAGGTTATCGAGAAACAGACATTATGGTTATTTCTAACAGTAAAAGCAATACATTTCAAATAGGTCACGATACAAATGTAATTATTGAAGCTGGTTCACCTGCCGTAAGTTCATTAGCTGGCGTCATGATGGATAACTTTTTTACCATGATGACAGGCGGCATGGGGCTCAAACAAGGAAACGGCTTGAAATCAAAATTAATCCGCATGGGCATACCAGACTTCTCAGCCGTGCAGTGCGAGACAGATGTAGCTGCTGGTAAAATTCTAATCTTGATAGATGCCGTAAGCTCTGAACAAACTCCAGCGTACGGAACCTATACGGAACACAACGAGCATAGAGCCGTCCAACTACGTGAAGAAAAATTAGATGTCTTAAAAGAACGCGTCCAAGTCGGTGAAGTAAAACTCCACAAAAAAGTAATAGAGGAAGAAAGAACTGTACACGTTCCTGTTACGAGAGAAGAGTTTTATATTGAACGTCGGCCTGTAGTTGACGGAGACTATAACGCTGGGCCACTTACAGAAGATGAAATTATTCGTGTTCCAATCATGGAAGAACGAGTGGAAATAACCAAACGACCAGTTATTGTTGAAGAAGTAATTATAGGAAAAAAACTTATTCAAGAAACAAAAGAATGGACTGAAACAATTAAGAAAGAAGAAGCAAGCGTAGAACCTGATGGACTCGCGAGCCCTGAAGTATACGAAAATATGATGAACTATACAGACCATACTTACGCTCAAGTTTCTGCAGCTCTAGCAAGCGACGTGGAAGCTGAATACGAAAATAGTCAGACAACTAACAACGAGAAGCCAAACACACAAGCTAATGAGACAAGCTCTTCTGCAAAAAATGTAAAAAATACAAAGAGTGTCGCTACGGCACCAGCAGATACGAAAAAAAGAGAAGGTCGCCTCAAACAAAATGAAACTAACGCTCAAAAGGAAGAAGCGGAATCCAAAACAACAAACAAATCTGCTTCTAACAAGAAAAATTAATAGTTACATGTTCGAGGAATAGCTGCCTGGCTTCAATGGCAGCTTTTTTATATGTCTTCTCATCAAAAAAACAGCCGTCCTTCACAGACAGCTGCTTCTTCATTTAACGATGTTTATGATTGACATTCTCATCGACTGATTCAAATAGACCATTGAAATTAGTTTGAATCGTATTACGGTCTTTTCCATTTCGAATATCGTCATCAAGAGAGCGAGCGTTCATAAATACATCATGATCTACTTTTACTTGAACATTGTAGTCCTTTGCAATAGGCTTTACTTTATCGAGCACGTTTTGTTTTAAACGGCCGTTATTTATGTCTTTGGCCGGATCCACAGCAACTAATAGCTGATCTCCACGGACAACGGCGCGACTATTTTCTACACCTTTAACGCTTGCAGCCCGATCAGCCACTTTTTCCGTAAAGTCTCTTGGATAATCTTCACCATAATACATATTAGCAACGCCATTTGTACGATCATTTGTATTATTGATGTTTCCATAAGGGTTTGTCGGATTATCAAAACGTCCATCACTTACGTTTAACGGATAATTAGGTGTTCCATTCCCATCTAAAACTTCAGTCATTGGACCTTTCGGATTATCTACGCGATGTTCATTCGCTTTTTCATTTGTATGATACCCAACAGGCTGTGTCGTATCTGTATAGCGCTGTTCCATACCTTGGTCTTTGTTATTGCAAGCGCCAAGTCCCATCATACATGCGAAAGCTAAAGAAGTTGCTACATAACTATTCAACATAATCGCCCCCTAATTTAAGCTCTATTTACTCTGAGCTTACTATTAGGATTAAAAGACGAGCCGTTTCTTATTCGATGAAGTGTTTATAAACTCTTTACATGTCATGTAGGTTTTGTAAGTGCTGGTAAATCACTCGATAAAAATGTGTACGCTGTGACCATTCTTCTACTGATTGCTGCATTAACCTTTGGCGATTTGCCCATGATAAAGCAGAGACATTTATATTCCAGTTTCTCATCAGCATCGATGGAAATAGTAAAGAAGCAAGAAAAAAACGCTGCTTGCTTAATTCTTTTATTTTCGAGTGTTGAAGTAGTTCTTTCATCGACCACTGGACGTAAGGCAAAAAGCGCTGCACAAGCTGAACATAGTCATAAAGAGCAGGAGCTTTAGCCGATAAGTCAAAATCAATCATAACAATACCCAAGTGGTTTGTTTTCAAGAAATTATGTGAAGCAACGTCACCGTGAATAATGGAACAGTTCAACCCACTATCTTTGAAACGTTCCATTAAGACTAAAGCTTTTTCTCCCCAAGTCACAATGTCTTTATATACATGAAATTGATTAAATTCCCTGAATATATGTGAGGTTTCTCGAAAAGAGGAAAGCCGCTTTTTCCATTTTAAAATAAGGTCATACTCAGAAAGCTTTGTATACGCGGCTAGTTTCTTTTTATGAACTTCTCCATGATAGCGGATCAATGTTTGTAATACTTCTTCCCGATCCTGAAAACTTTCATACGTTACCTCTTTTACTTGCTTAACAAAAGGCATCATCGCCCAGTACAAATGACGGTCCTTTATATAAAGTTCACCTTCTGGGTAAGCTTCGAAATTAACAGCATACCCTTGTTGAATCTGAGATAAAAAATGATAAACATGTTCAATTTTACTTTTGTCTCTGTATGCTTTTATTACTTTTTTTCCTTTATTCGTATCCGCTATGATGACATGAGGCTTTTTCATACGATAGGTCTCAACGTGAATATCTCTTTTTTTCAAATAGAGAAAGAGACGATTTAAATTAAAATCGTCTCGTGTATAATAATCAATCTTCATCTTCGTCGTACTCATCGTATTCTGGAATACTAAATGCATTTGGATCAAACGCAGGATACGGAGGTACACCAATCATGCCATATGGGGCTGGATAGGGTGCCCTTGGGTCCTGAAAGCCATAAGGTACCTGCTGTTGGTACTGTGGATAAGGCTGCTGTGGTGCATAGTCGTCAGGTCTTGGTTCACCGCATCCGCAGTCTCCTTGCTGCTGTGGCGCATATTGCTGCCCATAATGGTAAGGCGCGTTTCCAAAACCATCGGAAGAACTTTCATAATGGCCACCTGTCATAGCTCCTTGTACTTGTGGATACATCGGTGCTTGATGATAGGCCGGATAAACGGGCTGCTGATATCCCCATGGAGGCGGACAAGGAGAACATTGTACCGGTCCATAGCAGCTGTGTGGCATCATTGGATACATTGGCATCGGTGCCATGTGAGCGCCCATCGCATGTTCTTCAAACGATTCGTGTTCATAACCGTGATGATACATTGGAGCCTGTTGATACATTGGCATTGGATATGGTTGCGGTGCATACATTGGCGGATGACACGGCATATAATTAAATCCGCAGCCTGGCATCACAGGCGATATCGGCATGATTGGGTAACATGGCATTTGAGGAGGCATTTCTATACTCTCCATCTCAGGACTTTCTGGCGATTCATGCTTAGGCAGTTCTTTTGGTGCTTCTTTTTTTGGAGCCTGCATCGCCATATTAACGGTGTAATAATTGTTAATATCAATCTCAGGTGCAATTGGCTTTAATTTAGGAAGCTTTGGCGCAACTGGCATTTCTTTTTTAGGCTGCACAATTGGTGCTTCTTTTTTAGGCTGTGCGACCGGTGCTTCTTTCTTTGGCTGCGCAATCGGCGCTTCCTTTTTCGGTTGAGCAATCGGTGCTTCTTTCTTTGGCTGCGCAATTGGTGCTTCTTTTATCGGTTGCATAAACGGTGTTTGAGCAGGCTGATTAGCTGACTTTTTCTCATCCGGACTTTCATCAATTTCCGTTACTGGATAAGCTTTTGTGGATTGGTCACTATAAGGGTGTTGAACTTTAGGCATTTCTTTTATACCAGGTGAAGGAGCTCCTTCTTTTTGAACAGGCACTCCGCTTGTCGGCACTTTAATTTTCATTCCAGGCATGATCATGTCTGGATTGCTTAATTGAGAATTCGCTTTTTTTAACTCTTCAAAATTAACCCCATACTTTTCAGCGATTTTCCAAAGGGTATCCCCTTTTTGAACGATATGGATTTTCAACGTCATTCCCCTCCCGAGTAGAGTCTCTGCCATCTATATGTGCAAAATCAAAGTAAGTTCTGTTTGTTCATCACAAGATATGCCTTGAACCATTTTTTTATTCATTTTGCCCACAGTTTGGTTCAAGTTTTTATGATAAAGAAAAAAAGACTTATCAACACAAACAATATGTCAATAAGTCTTCTTTTAGACCTTCTCTTTTTAATTGTCTTAAAAATCTTTATGCTCGTTCTAACATATTCGTTAGCGCTTTGATCGCTCCTTGTGCTGTATGTTTATCCACTTTGATTTGATTCACTTCTGTTCCTTCTTCTATGCTTTCTAAAGCCCACAGCAAGTGAGGCAAATCAATTCGGTTCATCGTCAAACAAGGACACATATAGGGATTAAGCGAAACAATTTCTTTATCCGGATGACTGTTGATAATCCGTTTCACTAAGTTCATTTCCGTGCCAATAGCCCATTTAGAGCCTGAAGGAGCTTTTTCAATTGTATCAATAATATATTTTGTAGAACCTGCATAATCTGATTTTTGCACCACTTCATAAGAACACTCCGGATGAACAATAATATTCATCTCAGGCTGCTTCTCGCGTAAATAATCAATATTTTTAACCGTGAAATTTTCGTGCACAGAACAGTGACCTTTCCATAGAATCACCTTGATGTTGTTTATATCCCCTTCATATTCAAGTATTTCTTCAATAGGATTCCAAATAGCCATTTCATCTAGTCCAACACCTAAATCATAAGCAGTGTTTCTGCCTAAATGCTGATCTGGCAAAAAGAGAATGCGCTCTTTTTTAGAAAATGCCCACTCCACCATATTTTTTGCATTTGAAGATGTTACTGTTGCTCCATCATGTTCACCTACAAAAGATTTAATTGCAGCTGTAGAGTTCACATACGTAAGCGGAATAATCGTATCTCCGAAAAGATCCTGTAAGACAGGCCATGCCTTTTCTGTTTGCTGAATAGTAGCCATATCAGCCATTGAACAGCCAGCTCGCATATCGGGTAAAATGACTTTTTGATTTTCAGCTGTTAAAATATCAGCTGTTTCTGCCATGAAGTGAACGCCGCAAAACACAATATGCTCAGCTTCTCTATTTTCAGCTGCTATTTGAGCCAGCTGTAAGGAGTCTCCTACCGCGTCCGCGAACTCGTACACTTCGTCTTTTTGATAATGATGGCCGAGCAGAAACAATTTGCTTCCGAGCTTTTTCTTGATTTCTAGTACTCTTCTTTTCATTTCATTTTCTGTGAGCTCCGTATATTTAGCGGGGAGCGTTTGCTGCTGAAGCGTTTGTAATAAACTCATCATTTTCTGTTCCCCTTTCTGTTAATAAGTCCAAGCTGATATCGATAGACCCTGCTGAATGCGTTAAAGCTCCAAGTGAAATATAGTCCACTCCGCTGTCTCTAAAAGAATGGAGCGTGCCAAGCGTGATTCCACCAGATGCTTCTGTGACAATATGAGCGGGAACCAGTGGTATCCAACCTTTAATGACTTCTGGAGAACAGTTATCGAACATAATAACATCTGCTCCTGCCTCTATTGCTTCTAGCAATTGACTTTTGTTTTCAATTTCCACTTCCACCTTAACCATATGTCCAACCTGCTCTCTTACTTTCACAACAGCGTCTAGAATAGATCCTGCATGTGCAATATGGTTATCTTTTAACATGACGCCATCGTACAATCCAAAACGATGATTATAACCTCCTCCAGCACGAACGGCATACTTCTCTAACATTCGCATACCAGGCGTTGTTTTTCGCGTGTCACATATACGCGTATGTGAGCTGCCAAGCAGCGCTACGGCTTTGTGCGTCATCGTGGCAATGCCACTCATTCTTTGAAGTAAGTTTAAGATTACCCGTTCACCGGTCAAAATAGATCGCACGGATCCTGAAACGGTAGCTATTTTATCTCCAGGCTTAAGAACATCTCCATCTTTTTTCTCGAAATTCACTTTCACGTTAGGATCTATTAAATGAAATCCTTCTTTAATCAATTCCACTCCTGCAATAATACCTGATTGCTTTGCCGTGAACACAGCCTTCCCTTGGTCAGACGGAGAAAAAATAGCTTCACAGGTTATATCTCCATCTCCAATGTCTTCTATAAAAAAAGACTGCAATAGTTTTTGTAATTTCAACGTGTTCATTGTGCTACCTTCACCTTTCTTTTTAAATTTCCTTGCTTATAAAATCAATGATTGTTTTGTTGAAATAGCAGACTGCTTAATAATTCGCTTATGCTCCCATTCTTGCTTTTCATGCGGAAAGTCACTTCGGTAATGACCTCCTCTACTTTCTTTTCTTGCAAGAGAGGACTCAGCAATAAGCAGACCTGCAGTTAGCATATTGCAGATGGTCGCTGCTTCCCTCGAATATATAACTTCTTGGTCAAGAGGTATTCCATCCAGATGATTTGTGAATTCATGCACAATAGTAGCCAATTCGTTTTCATGACGAATGATGCCTACACAATCCATCATCTTATGCTGAATTTGTTTTGTGGCAGGCAGTATTTTAGGCATGCCTTTATACACGTAACGGACGGGGGGATAACGAGATATCGTTCTCGCTTTATGTAAAATATGACGCCCTGTCCGTTTTCCAAATACAAGACACTCTAACAATGAATTGCTTGCTAGACGATTTGCTCCATGAACGCCTGTAAAAGAAACTTCCCCCACGGCATACAATCCTTCAACGCTTGTTTGTCCATAACCATCTACTTCAATTCCACCCATTAAAAAATGTGCGCCGGGAGTAACAGGTATTCGTTTTTTGTCCAGTTGAATTTTATACTTCCGACACAGTGCCGTAATCGTAGGAAATTTTTGTTGAAAATGAGCCACTTTTTCAATGTCTAAAAATACGGATCTTCCTTTTTTCATTTCATTAAAAATTGTCCTTGCTACAACATCTCGCGGTGCTAAATCCTTAAAGGGATGAACTCCTTCCATTATGCGTTCATTCCATTCATTTACCAGTACGCCACCTTCGCCTCGAACCGCTTCGGATACTAGACCTTTCGCTTCCTTTTGATACAAAAGCGTCGGATGAAACTGAACAAATTCTAAGTCCGCTAATTTTGCTCCAGCCCTGTACGCAAGCGCTAGCCCATCTCCTGTCGCCAGCGGCTGGTTAGATGTATGCTTGTACAAAGCGCCGATTCCTCCGGTAGCAATAACCGTTTGACGAGCATGATATATAGTAATTTTGTTGTTTTCACCTTGTCCGATAGCACCTCTGCACGTTCCATCTACAGTTATTAAATGCTGAATCATTTCGTTTTCAATGACTGTAATATATGGCAGTACTGCTTTTTTCAAAAAAGCGAACAGCGCTTGTCCTGTTGCATCCCCACCTGCATGCAGAATACGATTCGTACGATGGGCTCCTTCTTTTCCAAAATGCAGCGTACCATCTGGATTTTTATCAAACTTCATTCCTTTATGAATCAATTCATTTACTACAGCCGCACCTTCTTCCACTAAAGTGCGTACCGCTTGTTCATTGCAATGCTTATTGCCCGCAACCAACGTATCATAGAGATGTTCACTCCAGTGATCGCTGCTTCCAATAGCAGCTGCTACTCCGCCTTGAGCAAGAACTGAGTTATTGCGGTCAAGTTTCCCTTTCGTTACCATTACAACTCTGTTATGACGACACAGTTCATAAGCTGCAGAAAACGCTGCTAATCCGCTTCCAATAATTAAAACATCCGTCTCTAACATTTCACACCTCTTTATTTACATGTGTCTTGACACCTATATTTACATATTATTAAATGAAAGACAAGAAGTTTTTTTATCGGAGGGAGAAAATGATTTATCTGGACTATGCAGCGACAACGCCAATGAGACAAGAAGCAATTGAGGTATATACTGAAGCGGCAACAAGCTATTATGGAAACTCCAGCAGTCTTCACACACTTGGAACACAAGCAGAAAATTTACTGACTCTATGCAGAAAAAAATTAAGCCTGTTAGTAAATTGTCGAGAGGATGATCTTTTTTTTACAAGCGGGGGAACAGAAGCTAATTACTTAGCTATTCGTTCTCTTTTAAAAGGAAAAAATGATGAAAGAAAACATATAGTGACAACGAAGCTTGAACATTCTTCGGTGCTTCATACGTTGCAGCAGCTTGAAAAAGAAGGATTTTCCCTATCTTACGTACCTGTAGATCAAAACGGAGTTGTGTCTGTAGACGACTTAAAGAAGACGATTCGACCTGACACTGTGCTAGTAGCCATTCAGCATATCAATCATGAGCTCGGTACAATTCAGCCAGTTGAGGATATTGGCCATTTTTTATCTAAAAAAGAAATTCTCTTTCACTGTGATTGTGTTCAATCTTTTGGTAAGCTTCCTATTGATGTTAAAAAGCTGAAAGCTGATAGCATCTCAGTCTCTAGTCATAAAATTTACGGACCAAAAGGTGTAGGAATGGTATACATGAATTCAAGTTCTTCTTGGAAGCCTATTTACCATAAAGCAACTCATGAAAAAGGCTTTCGCCCTGGGACTGTAAATACAACGGGCATTGCTGCCTTTACTGCAGCAGCTGAATGCGCATATGCAGAAATGAAGACCGCCCGAAGCCATTATGAGCGCTTAAAATCGTACTTACTGGAAAACCTAGAGCCTCTTGCTCCTTTTATAGAAGTAGAAGGCCTTGGGAACTCTCATTTTCCTGGAATTATGGGACTGACGTTTTCAAACATACAGGGTCAATATGTTATGTTACAATGTAATCGTCACGGAATTGCTATCTCTACGGGAAGTGCCTGTCATGTAAATCAGCAGGAACCATTAGCTTCTCTGCTTGCGATTGGCAAATCGACTGCGAATGCTAAGAATTTTGTCCGTATTTCATTCAGTCAACATTCAACGTTTAAGCATATTGATCGACTCATATCCGTTTTTCATTTATTACAGCAAGAATTTATGACAGTGTAAAAGGAGGGATTAAAGGTGCCAGGAACTCAAAAGAAAATTCTTGGAGAAGAAAGAAGAGAACTTATTCTACAATGGTTAAAAACAGAGAGTAAACCAATGACAGGCAGTGAGCTTTCGAAACGAACGAACGTTAGCCGCCAAGTCATTGTACAAGATATTTCGCTGCTTAAAGCTAAAAATGAGCCCATTATCGCAACAAGCCAAGGATATATTTACATTCAAAATCCATCTCAAACTACCGTGCATCAGCGAATTATTGCCTGTCAGCATACGCCAGAAGATGCTGAAAAGGAGCTTCTCCTGCTTGTTGACCACGGCGTTCTCGTAAAAGATGTAACCGTTGAACACCCTGTGTATGGTGAATTAACCGCTTCCGTTATGATTCAAACCCGAAAAGAAGTAGAAACGTTTATAGAAAAAATTCAAGAAACAAACGCAACTTATTTATCTCAGCTAACAGATGGGATTCACCTTCATACGATTGAAGCAGATACAATTAAAAAACTGAATGCTGCCTGCTTAGCTCTTGAAGCGGAAGGCTATTTAGTTTCGAATGAATAAAAAGGTGTTATAACAAAAAAAATCCCGCTTTAAAGCGGGATTTCTGTTTCAAGTAGTGTATGGGGATAGCTTCCTAAAAGCTCTACGCTACAGCCTAGTGCCTCAAGTTCAGCCATAGCCCCAGGGATTAATACTTCATCCATTTTTTGTTCAATATCAACGATAAAGAAATAGTTTCCAAGCCCTGTTTTCATAGGACGGGATTCAATTTTAGACAGATTTAGCTTACGCCAGGAGAAGGCTGAAAGCACTTGATGAAGCGCTCCTGCCTGATCAGATGGAAGTGTAATCATTAACGTTGTCTTGCACCCGTTTCCAGCTAAAAATGGCACCTCTTGCGCTCCATCTTTATGCAAAATAACAAACCTTGTTGTATTATGATCATAATCATGAATGTTCGGGCAGGCAATATGTAATCCATATTCATGGGCTGCTAACCCATTCGCAATAGCTCCAATATTAAGCTCAGGGTGTTCGCTTACATACTTAGCAGCAAACGCCGTTGATGTCATCTCTTCTACTGCAGTTGACGTACATTCTCCGTGTAAAAATTTATGACACTGCGCAATTGCATGAGGATGAGAATAAATCGTTTCAATGTTTTTCCACTGTTCTGCACGAGATGGATGAACCATTAAATGCTGACGAATCGGAAGCACAATTTCCCCAACAATCGGCAGACGACGTTCATGAATAAGATAATCAAGTGTTAAATTTACAGATCCTTCAAGTGCATTTTCTAACGGTACAATTCCATACTCAATTTCTCCGTTATCCACTGCATCAATGCATGCTGGAATTGTCTTGTATGGAATATGGTCGTGCTGTTTAAATACGCCTTGGACGGCTACATGTGTAAATGTTGCCTTTGGTCCTAAATATCCTACTTTCCCCACAATCATGCCTCTCCTTATCTATATCTGTTTGCCATTATGCCCCTGAACCAAGCACGTCCACTTTATCTACAAACTCTAAGCTTTTCAGTCTTCGCAGCATTTCATTTAATTCAACATTCATGCTTGCTGTA contains the following coding sequences:
- a CDS encoding transcription repressor NadR gives rise to the protein MPGTQKKILGEERRELILQWLKTESKPMTGSELSKRTNVSRQVIVQDISLLKAKNEPIIATSQGYIYIQNPSQTTVHQRIIACQHTPEDAEKELLLLVDHGVLVKDVTVEHPVYGELTASVMIQTRKEVETFIEKIQETNATYLSQLTDGIHLHTIEADTIKKLNAACLALEAEGYLVSNE
- the pheA gene encoding prephenate dehydratase, which codes for MIVGKVGYLGPKATFTHVAVQGVFKQHDHIPYKTIPACIDAVDNGEIEYGIVPLENALEGSVNLTLDYLIHERRLPIVGEIVLPIRQHLMVHPSRAEQWKNIETIYSHPHAIAQCHKFLHGECTSTAVEEMTSTAFAAKYVSEHPELNIGAIANGLAAHEYGLHIACPNIHDYDHNTTRFVILHKDGAQEVPFLAGNGCKTTLMITLPSDQAGALHQVLSAFSWRKLNLSKIESRPMKTGLGNYFFIVDIEQKMDEVLIPGAMAELEALGCSVELLGSYPHTLLETEIPL